A stretch of Candidatus Macondimonas diazotrophica DNA encodes these proteins:
- a CDS encoding acetyl-CoA C-acyltransferase, protein MADAVIVSTARTGIGKAFKGSLNLTHGAEMGGHVIKHAVERAGIDPAEVEEIIMGCGLPEGATGNNIARLAGIRGGIPVTATGATIARFCGSGLSAVAHAAQRCIVDKVPVAVGGGLESISLVQNNMNMKHAMDKGLLKMKPTIMMPMIPTAENVAKRFNITREEADQLALISQQRTAEAQRSGKLAEEIVPITVTMEVTDKETGKTEKVEVTLSQDEGNRVDTTLEKLASLKPVAGPTGTVTAGNASQLSDGAAAVVVMNSEYAEKKGVEPLGIFRGFATAGCEPDIMGIGPVFAIPRLLERHGLTMDDIGLWELNEAFGVQAMYCIKELGIPMDLCNVNGGAIAIGHPYGMSGARMVGAALLEGKRRGVKYVVVSMCIAQGMGAAGLFEVV, encoded by the coding sequence ATGGCTGATGCAGTTATTGTTTCCACCGCCCGCACGGGTATTGGCAAGGCGTTCAAGGGTTCCTTGAATCTGACCCATGGCGCCGAGATGGGCGGTCACGTGATCAAGCACGCCGTCGAGCGGGCTGGGATCGATCCGGCTGAAGTCGAAGAAATCATCATGGGTTGCGGGTTGCCCGAAGGCGCGACCGGCAACAACATCGCCCGTCTGGCCGGGATTCGCGGCGGTATTCCCGTCACTGCGACCGGCGCGACCATTGCCCGGTTCTGCGGCTCGGGTCTTTCTGCCGTCGCCCACGCGGCGCAGCGCTGCATCGTCGACAAGGTCCCAGTCGCCGTCGGCGGCGGGCTGGAGTCGATCAGCCTGGTGCAGAACAACATGAACATGAAGCACGCGATGGACAAGGGGCTGCTCAAGATGAAGCCTACCATCATGATGCCGATGATCCCGACGGCTGAGAACGTTGCCAAACGCTTCAACATCACTCGCGAGGAAGCCGATCAGCTCGCACTGATCAGTCAGCAGCGGACCGCCGAAGCGCAGCGCAGCGGCAAGCTGGCCGAAGAAATCGTGCCGATCACGGTGACCATGGAAGTCACCGACAAGGAAACCGGCAAGACCGAGAAGGTTGAGGTGACGCTGAGCCAGGACGAAGGCAACCGCGTCGATACCACGCTCGAGAAGCTGGCCTCGCTCAAGCCCGTTGCCGGCCCCACTGGCACGGTCACGGCCGGCAACGCCAGTCAGCTCTCCGACGGCGCCGCAGCGGTCGTCGTCATGAACAGCGAATACGCCGAAAAGAAGGGTGTTGAACCGCTGGGCATCTTCCGTGGTTTCGCCACTGCGGGTTGCGAACCCGACATCATGGGGATCGGTCCGGTGTTTGCCATTCCGCGCCTGCTCGAGCGCCATGGCCTCACGATGGACGACATCGGCCTGTGGGAACTGAATGAGGCCTTCGGCGTGCAGGCCATGTACTGCATCAAGGAACTCGGTATCCCCATGGACCTGTGCAACGTTAACGGCGGTGCCATCGCCATCGGCCATCCCTACGGCATGTCCGGTGCCCGCATGGTCGGTGCGGCCCTGCTCGAAGGCAAGCGCCGCGGCGTCAAGTATGTCGTGGTGTCCATGTGTATTGCTCAGGGTATGGGTGCGGCCGGCCTCTTCGAAGTGGTGTGA